In the genome of Streptomyces racemochromogenes, one region contains:
- the rpmB gene encoding 50S ribosomal protein L28: MAANCDVCAKGPSFGNNISHSHRRTSRRWNPNIQRVRAVVNGTPKRLNACTSCIKAGKVSR, translated from the coding sequence GTGGCTGCCAACTGCGACGTTTGCGCCAAGGGGCCGAGCTTCGGCAACAACATCTCCCACTCGCACCGCCGCACCTCGCGTCGCTGGAACCCGAACATCCAGCGCGTCCGTGCCGTGGTCAATGGGACGCCGAAGCGCCTCAACGCCTGCACCTCGTGCATCAAGGCCGGCAAGGTCTCGCGCTGA
- the thiD gene encoding bifunctional hydroxymethylpyrimidine kinase/phosphomethylpyrimidine kinase → MSLAGAAPPLCLTVAGSDSGGGAGIQADLKTMLALGVHGMSVVTAVTAQNSLGVKGAWELPAEAVTAQYRAVADDIGVHAVKTGMLSSAVLVETVAELLAGTPAPAVVDPVGVSKHGDALLAASALDAVRRELLPRATVATPNLDEVAQLTGLAVETEDDMRRAADAVLGYGPRWALIKGGHLAAHGDEAVDLLSDGSRELWLRAPRHDNRHTHGTGCTLASAIAAGLAKGLDVPEAVTAAKEYVTGAIAAGFALGGGIGPVDHAWRWR, encoded by the coding sequence GTGAGCCTCGCCGGGGCCGCCCCGCCGCTGTGCCTGACCGTCGCCGGATCCGACTCCGGCGGCGGCGCGGGCATCCAGGCCGACCTCAAGACCATGCTGGCCCTCGGCGTGCACGGCATGAGCGTGGTGACCGCCGTGACCGCCCAGAACTCCCTCGGCGTGAAGGGGGCCTGGGAACTGCCCGCCGAGGCCGTCACGGCCCAGTACCGGGCCGTGGCCGACGACATCGGCGTGCACGCCGTCAAGACCGGGATGCTGTCCTCGGCCGTCCTCGTGGAGACGGTGGCCGAACTGCTGGCCGGCACCCCCGCCCCGGCCGTCGTGGACCCCGTCGGCGTCTCCAAGCACGGGGACGCGCTGCTCGCCGCCTCGGCGCTGGACGCCGTACGGCGGGAACTGCTGCCCAGGGCCACGGTCGCCACCCCGAACCTGGACGAGGTGGCCCAGCTCACGGGGCTGGCCGTGGAGACCGAGGACGACATGCGCCGGGCCGCCGACGCGGTCCTCGGCTACGGCCCCCGCTGGGCGCTGATCAAGGGCGGCCACCTCGCGGCCCACGGCGACGAGGCCGTGGACCTGCTCAGCGACGGCTCACGCGAGCTGTGGCTGCGGGCCCCCCGGCACGACAACCGGCACACCCACGGCACCGGCTGCACGCTCGCCAGCGCCATCGCCGCCGGCCTGGCCAAGGGCCTGGACGTGCCGGAGGCCGTCACGGCCGCCAAGGAGTACGTCACCGGCGCCATCGCGGCCGGCTTCGCCCTCGGCGGCGGCATCGGGCCGGTGGACCACGCCTGGCGGTGGCGCTGA
- a CDS encoding thiamine-phosphate kinase gives MKGTVGELGEFGLIRELTSRLTTTPAVRLGPGDDAAVVSAPDRRVVASTDILLEGRHFRRDWSTAYDVGRKAAAQNLADIAAMGAVPTALLLGLVVPAELPVTWPTELMDGIRDECQVAGAAVVGGDVVRGDTITVSITALGDLRNHEPVLRSGAQPGDVVAVTGWLGWSAAGFAVLSRGFRSPRAFVEAHRRPEPPYHAGPAAAGLGATAMTDVSDGLIADLGHIAEASKVRIDLRSGAVDIPTQMHDIGQAVGVDPLQWVLTGGEDHAIVATFPPDVKLPARWKVIGSVQHRSALPQVTVDGAPWTSTGGWDHFGADPADGETA, from the coding sequence ATGAAGGGCACTGTGGGCGAGCTGGGGGAGTTCGGGCTCATTCGGGAGCTCACCTCACGGCTCACCACCACCCCGGCGGTCCGGCTCGGACCCGGGGACGACGCCGCGGTGGTGTCGGCCCCCGACCGGCGGGTCGTGGCCAGTACGGACATCCTGCTCGAGGGCAGGCACTTCCGCCGCGACTGGTCCACCGCCTACGACGTCGGCCGCAAGGCCGCCGCACAGAACCTGGCCGACATCGCCGCCATGGGCGCCGTGCCCACCGCGCTGCTGCTCGGCCTCGTCGTCCCGGCCGAGCTGCCGGTCACCTGGCCCACCGAGCTGATGGACGGCATCCGCGACGAATGCCAGGTCGCGGGCGCCGCCGTGGTCGGCGGCGACGTCGTGCGCGGCGACACCATCACCGTCTCCATCACCGCCCTCGGCGACCTGCGCAACCACGAGCCCGTGCTGCGCTCCGGCGCCCAGCCCGGCGACGTCGTCGCCGTCACCGGCTGGCTCGGCTGGTCCGCGGCCGGTTTCGCGGTGCTCTCGCGCGGCTTCCGCTCCCCCCGGGCCTTCGTCGAGGCCCACCGGCGCCCCGAGCCGCCCTACCACGCGGGTCCCGCGGCCGCCGGGCTCGGCGCCACCGCCATGACCGACGTCAGCGACGGCCTGATCGCCGACCTCGGGCACATCGCCGAGGCCAGCAAGGTCCGCATCGACCTGCGCTCGGGCGCCGTGGACATCCCGACCCAGATGCACGACATCGGCCAGGCCGTCGGCGTCGACCCGCTCCAGTGGGTGCTCACCGGGGGAGAGGACCACGCCATCGTGGCCACCTTCCCGCCCGACGTGAAGCTCCCGGCCCGCTGGAAGGTCATCGGGTCGGTCCAGCACCGCTCCGCCCTGCCCCAGGTGACCGTGGACGGCGCCCCGTGGACCAGCACCGGCGGCTGGGACCACTTCGGCGCCGACCCGGCCGACGGGGAGACCGCGTGA
- a CDS encoding Lrp/AsnC ligand binding domain-containing protein has protein sequence MVQAYILIQTEVGKASVVAESISKIAGVIQAEDVTGPYDVIVRAQADTVDDLGRMVVAKVQQVEGITRTLTCPVVHL, from the coding sequence GTGGTACAGGCGTACATCCTCATCCAGACCGAGGTGGGCAAGGCGTCGGTCGTCGCCGAGTCCATCTCCAAGATCGCGGGGGTGATCCAGGCCGAGGACGTGACGGGGCCGTACGACGTGATCGTGCGCGCCCAGGCCGACACCGTCGACGATCTCGGCCGCATGGTGGTCGCCAAGGTCCAGCAGGTGGAGGGGATCACCCGCACCCTGACCTGCCCGGTGGTCCATCTGTAG
- a CDS encoding DUF3515 family protein gives MSSHHRPLRLLALPALVAAVTLAGCAPGASEARVTPPPAPPAGVAQLCAALHRELPETVSGLARSVTAPETDLTAAWGGSAIVLRCGIPKPPKMADPKADGVEVNGVGWLVEQPPEGGLRFTTTGRLAYTEVWIDKEHATDASMLVGLSAAVAASVPAGISSY, from the coding sequence ATGTCTTCGCACCACCGGCCCCTCCGTCTACTGGCCCTGCCCGCCCTGGTGGCGGCCGTGACCCTGGCGGGTTGCGCCCCCGGGGCCTCCGAGGCCCGGGTGACGCCCCCGCCGGCTCCGCCCGCCGGTGTCGCGCAGCTCTGTGCGGCGCTGCACAGGGAGCTCCCGGAGACGGTGTCGGGGCTGGCCCGGTCCGTCACCGCACCGGAGACGGACCTGACCGCCGCGTGGGGCGGCTCGGCGATCGTACTGCGGTGCGGTATCCCCAAGCCCCCCAAGATGGCCGATCCCAAGGCGGACGGCGTCGAGGTCAACGGCGTCGGCTGGCTGGTGGAACAGCCCCCGGAGGGCGGTCTGCGGTTCACCACCACGGGCCGGCTGGCCTACACGGAGGTGTGGATCGACAAGGAGCATGCCACGGACGCGAGCATGCTCGTCGGTCTGTCCGCGGCCGTGGCCGCGTCGGTCCCGGCCGGGATCTCCTCGTACTGA
- a CDS encoding D-alanine--D-alanine ligase family protein, giving the protein MSSENLPQTPEQQGRKPRVAVVFGGRSSEHAISVVTAGAVLRSIDRSKYEVLPIGITTDGRWALTADAPERMAIADRQLPSVEALAESPDGTVVLPVDPASREVVYTEPGAVPKALGEVDVVFPVLHGPYGEDGTLQGLLELSGIPYVGCGVLSSAVGQDKDYMKRVFASYGLNVGPYVTIRPREWEADQAAATAKVLDFAGEHGWPLFVKPARAGSSIGITKVDDASGLDEAIREARRHDPKVIVEALLRGREIECGVLEFEDGPRASAPAEIPPVSSHDFYDFEAKYIDSATGLVPAPLTPEQTAEVQRLAIDAFEAASCEGLVRADFFLTEDGTFVINEINTMPGFTPISMYPRMWQESGIEYPELVDRLIQAALRRSTGLR; this is encoded by the coding sequence ATGAGCAGCGAGAACCTCCCCCAGACCCCTGAGCAGCAGGGCCGCAAGCCCCGCGTGGCCGTCGTCTTCGGCGGCCGCAGCTCGGAGCACGCCATCTCGGTCGTCACCGCGGGCGCCGTGCTGCGCTCCATCGACCGGTCCAAGTACGAGGTGCTGCCCATCGGCATCACCACGGACGGCCGATGGGCCCTCACGGCCGACGCCCCCGAGCGCATGGCCATCGCGGACCGGCAGCTCCCCAGCGTCGAGGCGCTGGCGGAGTCCCCGGACGGCACCGTCGTGCTCCCCGTCGACCCCGCCAGCCGCGAGGTCGTCTACACCGAGCCGGGCGCCGTCCCCAAGGCACTGGGCGAGGTCGACGTCGTCTTCCCCGTGCTGCACGGCCCCTACGGCGAGGACGGCACCCTCCAGGGCCTCCTGGAGCTCTCCGGCATCCCGTACGTCGGCTGCGGCGTCCTCTCCTCGGCCGTCGGCCAGGACAAGGACTACATGAAGCGGGTGTTCGCCTCCTACGGGCTGAACGTCGGCCCGTACGTGACCATCCGCCCCCGCGAGTGGGAGGCCGACCAGGCCGCCGCCACCGCCAAGGTCCTCGACTTCGCCGGCGAGCACGGCTGGCCGCTGTTCGTGAAGCCCGCCCGCGCCGGCTCCTCCATCGGCATCACCAAGGTCGACGACGCCTCCGGGCTCGACGAGGCCATCCGCGAGGCCCGCCGCCACGACCCGAAGGTCATCGTGGAGGCGCTGCTGCGCGGCCGCGAGATCGAGTGCGGCGTCCTGGAGTTCGAGGACGGGCCGCGCGCCAGCGCCCCCGCCGAGATCCCGCCGGTCTCCAGCCACGACTTCTACGACTTCGAGGCGAAGTACATCGACTCCGCCACCGGCCTCGTCCCCGCCCCGCTCACCCCGGAGCAGACCGCCGAGGTGCAGCGGCTCGCGATCGACGCCTTCGAGGCCGCGTCCTGCGAGGGCCTGGTGCGCGCCGACTTCTTCCTCACCGAAGACGGCACCTTCGTCATCAACGAGATCAACACCATGCCCGGTTTCACGCCGATCTCGATGTACCCGCGGATGTGGCAGGAGTCGGGCATCGAGTACCCGGAGCTCGTGGACCGGCTGATCCAGGCCGCCCTGCGCCGCTCCACCGGACTGCGCTAG
- a CDS encoding NAD(P)H-dependent glycerol-3-phosphate dehydrogenase, whose amino-acid sequence MTRPVKAAVFGTGSWGTAFAVVLADAGCEVTLWGRRQELADAINTGRTNPDYFPGVELPANIRATTDAADAARDADFAVLAIPSQTLRANLAEWAPLLAPDTVLVSLMKGIELGTAKRMSEVIEEVAKVPAERVAVVTGPNLAREIVARQPAASVVACVDEAVAQRLQAACHTPYFRPYTSTDVIGCELGGAVKNVIGLAVGIADGMGLGDNTKGSLITRGLAEATRLGLAMGADPLTFSGLAGLGDLVATCSSPLSRNHTFGTNLGRGMTLEETIAVTRQTAEGVKSCQSVADLARRYGVDMPITDTVVEIVHHGKPPLVALKELMGRSAKPERH is encoded by the coding sequence GTGACACGTCCCGTGAAGGCGGCCGTCTTCGGAACCGGCTCCTGGGGCACGGCCTTCGCCGTCGTCCTCGCCGACGCCGGCTGCGAGGTGACCCTGTGGGGCCGCCGCCAGGAGCTCGCCGACGCCATCAACACCGGCCGGACCAACCCGGACTACTTCCCGGGCGTCGAACTCCCCGCGAACATCCGCGCCACCACCGACGCGGCCGACGCGGCCCGGGACGCCGACTTCGCGGTCCTGGCCATCCCCTCCCAGACCCTGCGCGCCAACCTCGCCGAGTGGGCCCCGCTGCTGGCGCCCGACACCGTCCTCGTCTCCCTGATGAAGGGCATCGAACTCGGCACCGCCAAGCGGATGAGCGAGGTCATCGAGGAGGTGGCCAAGGTCCCCGCCGAGCGCGTCGCCGTCGTCACCGGCCCCAACCTGGCCCGCGAGATCGTCGCCCGGCAGCCCGCCGCCTCCGTCGTCGCCTGCGTGGACGAGGCCGTGGCCCAGCGCCTCCAGGCCGCCTGCCACACCCCCTACTTCCGGCCGTACACCAGCACCGACGTCATCGGCTGCGAACTCGGCGGCGCCGTCAAGAACGTCATCGGCCTGGCCGTCGGCATCGCGGACGGCATGGGCCTGGGCGACAACACCAAGGGCTCACTCATCACGCGCGGCCTCGCCGAAGCGACCCGCCTGGGCCTGGCGATGGGCGCCGACCCGCTCACCTTCTCCGGCCTCGCCGGCCTCGGCGACCTCGTCGCGACCTGCTCCTCGCCGCTCTCCCGCAACCACACCTTCGGCACCAACCTGGGCCGCGGGATGACCCTGGAGGAGACCATCGCGGTCACCCGCCAGACCGCGGAAGGGGTCAAGTCCTGCCAGTCCGTGGCGGATCTGGCACGCCGGTACGGAGTGGACATGCCGATCACCGACACGGTCGTCGAGATCGTGCACCACGGCAAGCCCCCGCTGGTCGCGCTGAAGGAACTGATGGGCCGCAGCGCCAAACCGGAACGTCACTGA
- a CDS encoding lysophospholipid acyltransferase family protein, with translation MSRRRIGFWYRLAAVIAKPPLVVLFRRDWRGMDHIPADGGFITAVNHNSYLDPLSYAHFQYNTGRVPRLLAKAGLFKVPFVGMILRGSGQIPVYRETTNALDAFRAAVDAVERGECVAFYPEGTLTRDPEMWPMAGKTGVARVALITKAPVIPVAQWGANLAMPPYAKENKVRLFPRKTLQVLAGPPVDLSAFYDREPTPDVLKGATEAIMADITKLLEELRGQQAPAEPYDHRKARAEQRRKAAGEGKK, from the coding sequence GTGTCCCGCCGCAGAATCGGCTTCTGGTACCGCCTGGCGGCGGTCATCGCAAAACCGCCGCTGGTGGTGCTCTTCAGGCGGGACTGGCGGGGAATGGACCACATTCCGGCCGACGGCGGGTTTATCACCGCTGTCAATCACAACTCGTATCTGGACCCGCTCTCCTACGCGCACTTCCAGTACAACACCGGCCGGGTGCCTCGTCTGCTCGCCAAGGCGGGCCTCTTCAAGGTGCCTTTCGTCGGCATGATCCTGCGCGGATCCGGACAGATCCCCGTCTACCGCGAGACCACCAACGCCCTGGACGCATTCCGGGCCGCCGTGGACGCGGTCGAGCGCGGTGAATGCGTTGCCTTTTACCCGGAGGGCACCCTCACCCGCGACCCGGAGATGTGGCCGATGGCCGGCAAGACCGGCGTCGCCCGCGTGGCGCTGATCACCAAGGCCCCCGTCATTCCCGTCGCCCAGTGGGGCGCCAATCTCGCGATGCCGCCGTACGCCAAGGAGAACAAGGTCCGGCTGTTCCCGCGCAAGACCCTCCAGGTCCTCGCCGGTCCGCCCGTGGACCTCTCGGCCTTCTACGACCGCGAGCCCACGCCCGACGTCCTCAAGGGCGCCACCGAGGCCATCATGGCCGACATCACCAAGCTCCTGGAGGAGCTGCGGGGCCAGCAGGCGCCCGCCGAGCCGTACGACCACCGCAAGGCCAGGGCGGAGCAGCGGCGCAAGGCCGCGGGGGAGGGCAAGAAGTGA
- a CDS encoding HU family DNA-binding protein has product MNKAQLVEAIADKLGGRQQAADAVDAVLDAMVRAVVAGDRVSVTGFGSFEKVDRPARYARNPQTGERVRVKKTSVPRFRAGQGFKDLVSGTKKLPKGDEVAVKKAPKGSLTGGASATVKKAAAKKATTAKKAAAKTTAAAKKATPAKKAVAKKTATPVKKSAAKTTVAKKAAATAKKATPAKKTATAAKKTTATAKKTAPAAKKATATKAPAKKTATRKATAKKTTARKK; this is encoded by the coding sequence GTGAACAAGGCGCAGCTCGTAGAAGCGATTGCCGACAAGCTGGGTGGCCGCCAGCAGGCCGCGGACGCCGTCGACGCGGTACTGGACGCCATGGTCCGCGCGGTCGTCGCGGGCGACCGGGTCTCGGTCACGGGCTTCGGCTCGTTCGAGAAGGTCGACCGTCCGGCCCGCTACGCCCGCAACCCGCAGACGGGTGAGCGCGTCCGGGTCAAGAAGACCTCCGTCCCCCGCTTCCGCGCGGGTCAGGGCTTCAAGGACCTGGTCAGCGGCACCAAGAAGCTCCCCAAGGGCGACGAGGTCGCCGTGAAGAAGGCCCCCAAGGGCAGCCTGACCGGCGGTGCGTCCGCCACGGTCAAGAAGGCCGCCGCGAAGAAGGCCACCACGGCGAAGAAGGCCGCCGCGAAGACCACGGCCGCCGCGAAGAAGGCCACCCCGGCGAAGAAGGCCGTCGCCAAGAAGACCGCGACGCCCGTCAAGAAGAGCGCGGCGAAGACCACGGTCGCCAAGAAGGCCGCGGCCACCGCCAAGAAGGCCACCCCGGCCAAGAAGACGGCGACGGCGGCCAAGAAGACCACCGCCACCGCGAAGAAGACCGCCCCGGCGGCCAAGAAGGCCACCGCGACGAAGGCGCCCGCCAAGAAGACGGCGACGCGCAAGGCCACCGCGAAGAAGACCACCGCCCGCAAGAAGTAG
- the leuD gene encoding 3-isopropylmalate dehydratase small subunit: MEAFTTHTGRAVPLRRSNVDTDQIIPAHWLKKITRDGFEDGLFEAWRKDPQFVTNRPERAGATVLVAGPDFGTGSSREHAVWALQNFGFKTVISSRFADIFRGNSLKNGLLTVVLPQETVDRLWELTEADPTAEVTVDLVDRKVRAEGIEAEFELDDNARWRLLEGLDDISLTLQNEADIDAYESGRPAFKPSTIQH, translated from the coding sequence ATGGAAGCCTTCACCACCCACACCGGCCGGGCCGTTCCGCTGCGCCGCAGCAACGTCGACACCGACCAGATCATCCCGGCCCACTGGCTGAAGAAGATCACCCGCGACGGGTTCGAGGACGGGCTCTTCGAGGCCTGGCGCAAGGACCCGCAGTTCGTCACCAACCGCCCCGAGCGGGCCGGCGCGACCGTCCTGGTCGCCGGTCCCGACTTCGGCACCGGCTCCTCGCGCGAACACGCCGTCTGGGCCCTGCAGAACTTCGGCTTCAAGACGGTCATCTCCTCCCGCTTCGCCGACATCTTCCGCGGCAACTCGCTGAAGAACGGTCTGCTGACCGTCGTCCTGCCGCAGGAGACCGTCGACCGGCTGTGGGAGCTGACCGAGGCCGACCCCACCGCCGAGGTCACCGTCGACCTGGTCGACCGCAAGGTCCGAGCCGAGGGGATCGAGGCGGAGTTCGAGCTCGACGACAACGCCCGCTGGCGTCTGCTGGAGGGCCTGGACGACATCTCCCTCACCCTTCAGAACGAAGCCGACATCGACGCGTACGAAAGCGGCCGCCCGGCCTTCAAGCCGAGCACCATTCAGCACTGA
- the leuC gene encoding 3-isopropylmalate dehydratase large subunit, whose translation MGRTLAEKVWDDHVVRRAEGEPDLLFIDLHLLHEVTSPQAFEGLRQAGRKVRRLDLTIATEDHNTPTLDIDKPIADPVSRAQLETLRKNCAEFGVRLHSLGDVEQGVVHVVGPQLGLTQPGTTVVCGDSHTSTHGAFGALAFGIGTSQVEHVLATQTLPLARPKTMAITVTGELAEGVTAKDLILAIIARIGTGGGQGYVLEYRGEAVEKLSMEARMTICNMSIEAGARAGMIAPDQTTFDYLEGRDHAPKGEDWDAAVAYWKTLRTDDDAVFDAEVVIDGASLSPFVTWGTNPGQGAPLSASVPDPASYEDASERLAAEKALEYMGLTAGQPLREIKVDTVFVGSCTNGRIEDLRAVAGIIEGRKVADGVRMLVVPGSVRVALQAVEEGLDKVFKEAGAEWRHAGCSMCLGMNPDQLAPGERSASTSNRNFEGRQGKGGRTHLVSPQVAAATAVLGHLASPADLSAADATAGV comes from the coding sequence ATGGGTAGGACACTCGCGGAGAAGGTCTGGGACGACCACGTCGTCCGGCGCGCCGAGGGCGAGCCCGATCTCCTCTTCATTGATCTCCACCTGCTGCACGAGGTGACCAGCCCGCAGGCCTTCGAAGGTCTGCGTCAGGCCGGCCGCAAGGTCCGCCGCCTGGACCTCACCATCGCGACCGAGGACCACAACACCCCCACCCTCGACATCGACAAGCCGATCGCCGACCCCGTCTCCCGGGCCCAGCTGGAGACGCTGCGCAAGAACTGCGCCGAGTTCGGTGTCCGCCTGCACTCGCTGGGTGACGTCGAGCAGGGTGTCGTCCACGTCGTGGGTCCCCAGCTGGGCCTGACCCAGCCGGGCACCACCGTGGTCTGCGGCGACTCGCACACGTCCACGCACGGCGCCTTCGGCGCGCTGGCCTTCGGCATCGGCACCAGCCAGGTCGAGCACGTGCTGGCCACCCAGACGCTGCCGCTGGCCCGCCCGAAGACGATGGCCATCACCGTCACCGGCGAGCTGGCCGAGGGCGTCACCGCCAAGGACCTGATCCTGGCGATCATCGCCAGGATCGGCACCGGCGGCGGTCAGGGCTACGTCCTGGAGTACCGCGGCGAGGCCGTCGAGAAGCTCTCGATGGAAGCCCGCATGACCATCTGCAACATGTCGATCGAGGCCGGCGCCCGCGCGGGCATGATCGCCCCCGACCAGACCACCTTCGACTACCTGGAGGGCCGCGACCACGCCCCCAAGGGCGAGGACTGGGACGCGGCGGTCGCCTACTGGAAGACGCTGCGCACCGACGACGACGCCGTCTTCGACGCCGAGGTCGTCATCGACGGCGCCTCGCTGTCCCCGTTCGTCACCTGGGGCACCAACCCGGGCCAGGGCGCGCCGCTGTCGGCCAGCGTCCCCGACCCGGCTTCGTACGAGGACGCTTCGGAGCGCCTGGCCGCCGAAAAGGCCCTGGAGTACATGGGGTTGACGGCCGGACAGCCGCTGCGCGAGATCAAGGTCGACACCGTCTTCGTAGGTTCCTGCACCAACGGCCGCATCGAGGACCTGCGCGCCGTCGCCGGCATCATCGAGGGCCGCAAAGTCGCCGACGGCGTACGGATGCTGGTCGTTCCGGGCTCGGTCCGGGTCGCCCTGCAGGCCGTGGAGGAGGGTCTGGACAAGGTCTTCAAGGAGGCCGGCGCCGAATGGCGGCACGCGGGCTGCTCGATGTGCCTGGGCATGAACCCCGACCAACTGGCCCCCGGTGAGCGTTCCGCGTCCACCTCCAACCGCAACTTCGAGGGCCGGCAGGGCAAGGGCGGGCGCACCCACCTGGTCTCCCCGCAGGTGGCCGCCGCCACCGCGGTACTGGGCCATCTGGCCTCGCCCGCCGACCTGTCCGCCGCCGACGCGACCGCCGGAGTCTGA